The following coding sequences are from one Epinephelus moara isolate mb chromosome 7, YSFRI_EMoa_1.0, whole genome shotgun sequence window:
- the ftcdnl1 gene encoding formiminotransferase N-terminal subdomain-containing protein isoform X2 encodes MYRNLRITHFPRGTTPENALHMSMLNDRSVQRNSCGRNMASSSFGRRLVACLLNVSEARRKDLVETVAKAALYNTEGARRKGTTVLNIFNDHDYNRSVITIVASIDSIREAVLSACEKACGLIDMSTHIGVHPCMGAVDLIPIYPLGEEVGVEDCAKEAQAVAQGLTERVQGTSAFLFGWADSPLQRGLAQRRKEMGWFKETPDLQAIRPDMGPQPLKRFGLTGVGASPYVMNCNVTIDTQDIAMGRSIARAIRESTPGGLPGVQVLALPHEGTVEIACNVESVKGSPPGHLSTSEPWPCFSISGQAYCHAPASLITARVAELAGRQGVSTKSTALVGFTPHECRGLAELALSQGIAEFWREQNRIRM; translated from the exons ATGTACAGAAATCTGCGAATTACGCATTTTCCCCGTGGTACAACACCAGAGAATGCACTGCACATGTCAATGCTGAATGATCGTTCAGTGCAACGCAA cagctgtggaaGAAACATGGCTTCAAGTTCTTTTGGCAGAAGACTGGTGGCATGTCTTCTCAACGTTTCCGAGGCTCGCAGAAAAGACCTGGTGGAGACTGTGGCCAAGGCAGCCTTATACAACACCGAAG GTGCTAGACGCAAGGGGACCACAGTGCTGAACATCTTCAATGACCATGACTACAACCGGTCTGTTATCACCATTGTGGCCAGTATCGACTCTATCA GGGAGGCAGTTCTGTCTGCATGTGAGAAAGCCTGTGGGCTGATCGACATGAGCACTCACATTGGGGTCCACCCATGTATGGGTGCCGTCGACCTCATACCCATCTACCCCCTGGGGGAAGAAGTGGGAGTGGAGGACTGCGCTAAAGAGGCGCAGG ctgtggctcagggACTCACAGAGCGGGTCCAGGGCACCAGTGCCTTCCTGTTTGGCTGGGCAGACTCGCCCCTTCAGCGGGGGCTagcacagaggaggaaggagatggGCTGGTTCAAGGAGACGCCAGACTTGCAGGCAATCAGGCCTGACATGGGACCGCAGCCACTGAAACGGTTTGGTCTCACAG GGGTTGGGGCTAGTCCATACGTCATGAACTGCAATGTCACTATCGACACCCAGGACATAGCCATGGGACGAAGCATTGCCAGAGCCATCAGGGAGTCAACCCCAGGGGGCCTGCCCGGGGTGCAGGTACTGGCTTTGCCACATGAGGGCACTGTGGAAATCGCCTGTAATGTGGAAAGCGTGAAGGGGAGCCCACCTGGTCACCTGTCTACCAGTGAACCATGGCCGTGTTTCAGCATCAGTGGCCAGGCGTATTGTCACGCTCCAGCTTCCCTCATCACAGCGAGGGTTGCAGAGTTGGCAGGGAGGCAGGGGGTCAGCACCAAGAGCACCGCGCTGGTGGGGTTTACCCCCCATGAATGCAGGGGCCTGGCAGAGTTAGCACTGTCTCAAGGGATTGCTGAGTTCTGGAGAGAGCAGAACAGGATCCGTATGTGA
- the ftcdnl1 gene encoding formiminotransferase N-terminal subdomain-containing protein isoform X3: protein MASSSFGRRLVACLLNVSEARRKDLVETVAKAALYNTEGARRKGTTVLNIFNDHDYNRSVITIVASIDSIREAVLSACEKACGLIDMSTHIGVHPCMGAVDLIPIYPLGEEVGVEDCAKEAQAVAQGLTERVQGTSAFLFGWADSPLQRGLAQRRKEMGWFKETPDLQAIRPDMGPQPLKRFGLTGVGASPYVMNCNVTIDTQDIAMGRSIARAIRESTPGGLPGVQVLALPHEGTVEIACNVESVKGSPPGHLSTSEPWPCFSISGQAYCHAPASLITARVAELAGRQGVSTKSTALVGFTPHECRGLAELALSQGIAEFWREQNRIRM, encoded by the exons ATGGCTTCAAGTTCTTTTGGCAGAAGACTGGTGGCATGTCTTCTCAACGTTTCCGAGGCTCGCAGAAAAGACCTGGTGGAGACTGTGGCCAAGGCAGCCTTATACAACACCGAAG GTGCTAGACGCAAGGGGACCACAGTGCTGAACATCTTCAATGACCATGACTACAACCGGTCTGTTATCACCATTGTGGCCAGTATCGACTCTATCA GGGAGGCAGTTCTGTCTGCATGTGAGAAAGCCTGTGGGCTGATCGACATGAGCACTCACATTGGGGTCCACCCATGTATGGGTGCCGTCGACCTCATACCCATCTACCCCCTGGGGGAAGAAGTGGGAGTGGAGGACTGCGCTAAAGAGGCGCAGG ctgtggctcagggACTCACAGAGCGGGTCCAGGGCACCAGTGCCTTCCTGTTTGGCTGGGCAGACTCGCCCCTTCAGCGGGGGCTagcacagaggaggaaggagatggGCTGGTTCAAGGAGACGCCAGACTTGCAGGCAATCAGGCCTGACATGGGACCGCAGCCACTGAAACGGTTTGGTCTCACAG GGGTTGGGGCTAGTCCATACGTCATGAACTGCAATGTCACTATCGACACCCAGGACATAGCCATGGGACGAAGCATTGCCAGAGCCATCAGGGAGTCAACCCCAGGGGGCCTGCCCGGGGTGCAGGTACTGGCTTTGCCACATGAGGGCACTGTGGAAATCGCCTGTAATGTGGAAAGCGTGAAGGGGAGCCCACCTGGTCACCTGTCTACCAGTGAACCATGGCCGTGTTTCAGCATCAGTGGCCAGGCGTATTGTCACGCTCCAGCTTCCCTCATCACAGCGAGGGTTGCAGAGTTGGCAGGGAGGCAGGGGGTCAGCACCAAGAGCACCGCGCTGGTGGGGTTTACCCCCCATGAATGCAGGGGCCTGGCAGAGTTAGCACTGTCTCAAGGGATTGCTGAGTTCTGGAGAGAGCAGAACAGGATCCGTATGTGA
- the c7h2orf69 gene encoding mitochondrial protein C2orf69 homolog, translating into MLAARAVAVGITLISVARTMTSVAAKTSSESRGLHASASRDAHSGFPRHRLQKLLAVPGYDLNRVNDLLLLRPDTDGHTATEPKEKSSNRHVVFFHGDIQNFQEEMALQPEGAQWLSWSLEQVALILGRRFPDRHVWVVRASHMYLHKFSCYHNFVESNMFGAPEHSPYSPDFGAFSHLRALLSHGMERANLPNPLQPQGGADSIPSGFSLTVVGFSKGCVVLNQMVYELAGARADPQLSHFVKCISDMYWLDGGHPGGSETWVTNKQVLKELAASGVSIHAHVTPYEVCDPMRAWVGREHGYFIKTLEEFGAFPSKKLHFEDEPPSIDNHFRVIQDF; encoded by the exons ATGCTAGCCGCTCGAGCAGTTGCGGTGGGCATCACTTTGATATCTGTGGCCAGAACGAtgacctctgtggcagcaaaGACATCCTCTGAATCCCGGGGGCTACACGCATCGGCCAGCCGGGATGCACACTCAGGCTTCCCGCGACACAGGCTCCAGAAGCTGCTCGCGGTGCCAGGATACGACCTGAACCGAGTTAACGACCTGCTGCTCCTCCGGCCTGATACAGACGGCCACACTGCTACAGAACCAAAGGAGAAGAGCAGCAACAGGCATGTTGTGTTCTTTCACGGAGATATTCAG AATTTCCAGGAGGAGATGGCTCTGCAGCCTGAAGGAGCGCAGTGGCTGTCCTGGAGTCTGGAGCAGGTCGCCCTCATCCTGGGCCGACGTTTCCCTGACCGACATGTGTGGGTGGTCAGAGCCTCCCACATGTATCTCCACAAGTTCAGCTGCTACCATAACTTTGTGGAGAGCAACATGTTCGGGGCACCGGAGCACTCACCATACTCACCTGACTTTGGAGCATTCAGCCACCtcag GGCCCTGCTGAGCCACGGGATGGAGCGAGCCAACCTACCAAACCCCCTTCAGCCACAAGGAGGCGCTGACAGCATCCCCTCAGGGTTTTCACTGACTGTGGTGGGCTTCAGCAAAGGCTGCGTGGTGCTGAACCAGATGGTATATGAGCTGGCCGGGGCCCGCGCAGACCCTCAGCTGTCGCACTTTGTGAAATGCATCTCGGACATGTACTGGCTGGACGGCGGGCATCCGGGAGGCAGCGAGACCTGGGTGACGAACAAGCAGGTGTTGAAGGAGCTCGCTGCTAGTGGAGTGTCAATTCACGCCCACGTGACCCCTTACGAGGTGTGTGACCCAATGCGGGCCTGGGTGGGCCGTGAGCACGGATACTTCATTAAGACCCTGGAGGAGTTTGGGGCCTTTCCAAGTAAGAAGCTGCACTTTGAAGACGAACCCCCCTCCATCGACAACCACTTCAGGGTCATCCAGGATTTTTGA
- the ftcdnl1 gene encoding formiminotransferase N-terminal subdomain-containing protein isoform X1: protein MYRNLRITHFPRGTTPENALHMSMLNDRSVQRNSSCGRNMASSSFGRRLVACLLNVSEARRKDLVETVAKAALYNTEGARRKGTTVLNIFNDHDYNRSVITIVASIDSIREAVLSACEKACGLIDMSTHIGVHPCMGAVDLIPIYPLGEEVGVEDCAKEAQAVAQGLTERVQGTSAFLFGWADSPLQRGLAQRRKEMGWFKETPDLQAIRPDMGPQPLKRFGLTGVGASPYVMNCNVTIDTQDIAMGRSIARAIRESTPGGLPGVQVLALPHEGTVEIACNVESVKGSPPGHLSTSEPWPCFSISGQAYCHAPASLITARVAELAGRQGVSTKSTALVGFTPHECRGLAELALSQGIAEFWREQNRIRM from the exons ATGTACAGAAATCTGCGAATTACGCATTTTCCCCGTGGTACAACACCAGAGAATGCACTGCACATGTCAATGCTGAATGATCGTTCAGTGCAACGCAA cagcagctgtggaaGAAACATGGCTTCAAGTTCTTTTGGCAGAAGACTGGTGGCATGTCTTCTCAACGTTTCCGAGGCTCGCAGAAAAGACCTGGTGGAGACTGTGGCCAAGGCAGCCTTATACAACACCGAAG GTGCTAGACGCAAGGGGACCACAGTGCTGAACATCTTCAATGACCATGACTACAACCGGTCTGTTATCACCATTGTGGCCAGTATCGACTCTATCA GGGAGGCAGTTCTGTCTGCATGTGAGAAAGCCTGTGGGCTGATCGACATGAGCACTCACATTGGGGTCCACCCATGTATGGGTGCCGTCGACCTCATACCCATCTACCCCCTGGGGGAAGAAGTGGGAGTGGAGGACTGCGCTAAAGAGGCGCAGG ctgtggctcagggACTCACAGAGCGGGTCCAGGGCACCAGTGCCTTCCTGTTTGGCTGGGCAGACTCGCCCCTTCAGCGGGGGCTagcacagaggaggaaggagatggGCTGGTTCAAGGAGACGCCAGACTTGCAGGCAATCAGGCCTGACATGGGACCGCAGCCACTGAAACGGTTTGGTCTCACAG GGGTTGGGGCTAGTCCATACGTCATGAACTGCAATGTCACTATCGACACCCAGGACATAGCCATGGGACGAAGCATTGCCAGAGCCATCAGGGAGTCAACCCCAGGGGGCCTGCCCGGGGTGCAGGTACTGGCTTTGCCACATGAGGGCACTGTGGAAATCGCCTGTAATGTGGAAAGCGTGAAGGGGAGCCCACCTGGTCACCTGTCTACCAGTGAACCATGGCCGTGTTTCAGCATCAGTGGCCAGGCGTATTGTCACGCTCCAGCTTCCCTCATCACAGCGAGGGTTGCAGAGTTGGCAGGGAGGCAGGGGGTCAGCACCAAGAGCACCGCGCTGGTGGGGTTTACCCCCCATGAATGCAGGGGCCTGGCAGAGTTAGCACTGTCTCAAGGGATTGCTGAGTTCTGGAGAGAGCAGAACAGGATCCGTATGTGA